GTTGACCTGCTGGCCGGTGCCGGTCTTGCCGGAGATCTGGTAGCCCTCCAGCGCCGCGGTGGGCGCCGTCCCGCTGTTGCCGTTGCGGCCGCTCTGCGTGACCGCCCGCATCATGTTCCGCACGGTCGTCGCGGTCTCCGGGCTCACCACCTGGGTGGTCTGCGGCGCCGCCTTGGGCACCACCGTGCCGTCCGGCCGGACCTCCTCCTTGACGATGCTGGGCTGCACGCGCAGGCCGTTGTTCGCGATCGCCTGGTACATCCCGGCCATCTGCACCACCGTCATCGACAGGCCCTGGCCGATCGGCAGGTTGCCGAACGTGGTGCCGGTCCAGGTGCCGCGTGGTGGCACGAACCCGCGGCTCTCGCCGGACAGGCCCAGGCCGGCGCTCTGCCCGACGCCGAAGCGTTTGAGGTAGTCCAGGTACTTGTCCGGGCCGAGCTGCTGGGCCAGCAGCAGCGTCCCGATGTTCGACGACTTCGCGAAGACGCCGGTGACCGAGAAGTTCTGGGTGCCGTGGGACCACGCGTCGTGCACGACGTGGTCGGCGACCTTGAGCTGGCCGGGCACCTGCAGCACCGAGTCGGGCGTCACGATGCCCTGGTCGATCGCCGCGGTGGCAGTCACGATCTTGTTCACCGAACCCGGTTCGAACGGCGTGGACACCGCCTGCAGGTCCATCAGCGACTGGGTGTAGGTCTTGTTGTCGTACGGGTTGAAGGTCGCGTCGTCGGCGATGGCGTAGATCTCGCCGGTCCTGGCGTCCATCACGACCGCGCTGGCGCCCTTGGCGTGCGACTTCCGCACGTAGTCGGCGAGCGCGTTCTGCAGGAAGTACTGCGTGTCCGAGTCGAGCGTGAGCACGACGTCGTTGCCCGGGGTGGCGGGCTGCACGTCCCGCTCGGTGCCCGGGATGATCACGTTGTCGTTGCCCTGCTTGGTGTCGGCGACGTAGCGGCCCGGACGGCCGGCCAGGTCGGCGTTGAGCGTGTACTCCAGCCCGGACAGCCCCTGCAGGCTGTGCTTGGACACGTCCGGGTCGTCCATCCGCCAGTTCGCCAGGCCCACCACGTTGGAGGCGAGCGTGTCGCCGGGGTACTCGCGGGCGGCGCGCACCTCGGCGCCGATCTCCGGGAAGGCGGAGGTGATCTCGCCGGCGATCGACGGCTCGACGCCGTCGACGAGGTAGGTGAACGACGCGCTCTTGTGGAAGTCGTCGAGCAGCTCCCGCTCGGTGATCCGGCCGGGCAGCTTGGCGGCGATGAACCGGGCCGCGTCGGCCGCGCGCCGCTCGAAGTTCTGGCCACCCGCCGGGTTCTTGGCGGCGACCTCGTCCCACGCCTTGTGCATCGCGCGCAGGTTCACCGACAGCGCGCGGGTCTCCACGGTGAAGGCGAGCTTGACGTTGTTGCGGTCCACAATGGACCCGCGCTTGGCCGGGATGGGGATGGCCGTGCTGCGCTGGCTCTCCGCCTTCGCCGACAGCGACGCGGCCTGGAAACCCTGGACCTGCACGAGCTTGAGCCCCGCCAGCACCAGCACCGCGACCAGCGCCACGCGCACGCCGACGTAGCGGCCTTTGCCGGTGGCGGCGTTGGGCCGGCCCGCCACCTGGCGCATGCGGGCGCCGTAGCTGCGGCGTCCCGGCTTCGCCATCACTGTCCTCCCGCGGTCTGCTGTCCCGGGGCCGGGCCGTCCGCGGGCGGGGCCGGCGGCTGCTCCTGCTGGCCCTCGTCCTGCGGCACGTCACCCTCGATCGGGCGGCCACCGGCCGGCGTCCCCGGCTGCAGGGCCGGCCCCGACGGTGCCGGTGCGACCGGCGCGCCCTCGGCCTTCTTCGGCTCGCCGACCACGGTCACCGACCCGTCCGGGTTCTGCAGCAGGTGCGCCGGGTCGACCGCCGGGACCATGCCCAGCGCCCTGGCGCGCTCGGCGAGCGAGGACGGCGATTCGGCCCCGCTGACGTCCTGCTGCAGCTGCTCGATCCGCTCGGTCAGGCCCGCGTTGGAGTGCCGCAGCTGCTCCAGCCGGTAGGAGTCGGCGATCGCCTGCGTCGACAGCAGCAGCGTGGTCACCACGCCGGCGGCGAGCAGCGTCATCACCATCAGCACGAACGTGGCGCGGGAGCGCGGCAACCGCAGCGCCAGCCGCACCTTCCGCCGCTCCGGCGCCGGGGCGGTGCGCTTGAGCCCCTCGGCGCGCTGCGCCCGGCGCGCGTAGGCGCGCTCCGCGGCCGTGGTGCGCTGCGGCTGCTGCTGCGGGCGGCCGCGGCGCTTGGCCGGGACCGCGGTGCCCAGCCCCTCGGGCACCGGCGCATCCGAACGGCGCGGACGCCGTCGCGGCTGGGCACCGGCCTGCCTGCGGGCCCGCGTAGGCGCTGTCATGCGTCCGCCTCCTTGATCCGTTCGGCCGCCCGGAGGCGCACCGAGGCCGCCCGGGGGTTGTGTTCGATCTCCGCCTCGCCCGCCTTCTCGGCGCCGCGGGTGATCAGCTTCAGTTCCGGCCCGTGGCCGGGGAGTTCGACGGGCAGCCCGGGCGGGGTGCGGGACTTCGCCAGCTCCGCGAACGCCTGCTTCACGATCCGGTCCTCCAGCGAGTGGTAGGACTCCACGACGATCCGCCCGCCCACGGCCAGCGCAGACAGCGCCGCCGGGATGGCCCGGCGCAGGACCTCCAGCTCGCCGTTGACCTCGATGCGCAGCGCCTGGAAGGTGCGCTTGGCCGGATGCCCGCCGGTGCGCCGGCTCGCCGCCGGCACCGCGTCGTAGAGCAGGCGCACCAGCCGTTCACTGCGGTCGAAGGGCTGCCGGGCCCGCTCCGCGACGATCGCCTTGACGATGCGCTGGGCGAACCGTTCCTCGCCGTACTCGCGCAGGATGCGGACCAGCTCGCCCGGTTCGTAGGTGTTGAGCACGTCGGCCGCGGTGGGCCCGGTGGTGGGGTCCATCCGCATGTCCAGCGGGGCGTCCCGGGCGTAGGCGAACCCGCGCTCCTCGGTGTCCAGCTGCATCGAGGACACGCCCAGGTCGAACAACACTCCGTCCACACGGGACAGTCCGAGCCGGGCGAGGAGCCCGGGCAGGGTGTCGTAGACCGCGTGCACGAGCTCCACCCGGTCGCCGAACTTCGCCAGCCGCGCCCGGGAGAGCTCCAGCGCGCGCGGGTCGCGGTCCAGGCCGATGAGTCTCAGCTGCGGGAACGCGGTGAGCAGCGCCTCGGAATGCCCGCCGAGACCGGTGGTGGCGTCGACCGCGACGGCGGGACGGCCCTCGAGCGCGGGGGCGAACAGTTCCACCACACGTTCGATCAGGACCGGCACGTGCGCCGCCTCGGCTGCCACTACTCCCACCCCCTCGTCCCGTCGTCCGGATGCCGTCAGGTCCCCGCCCGCCCGCTGCGGACCTGGTGCCGGGGAAGGTGCACCAGGGCCACTGAGCGGACAGAGGCCTCACGGCATCCGCCGCCGGATCCCGCCCCCCACTGCTGTGCTGCTCCCCGGGCCCGCGCCCCCCGACGGCGCGGGTACCGGGAACCCGTCAGAAGACGCCCGGCAAGACCTCTTCCTGGGCCTTCGCGTAGCTGTCCTCGTGTTCCTCCAGGTAGGACTCCCAGCGCTGGGCGTCCCAGATCTCCAGCCGGGTGATCGCGCCGATCACCACGCACTCCTTGTTGAGCCCGGCGTAACGCCGCAGCTCGGGCGCGATGGCGATGCGCCCCTGGCCGTCCGGACGCTGCTCGTCGGTACCGGCGAACAGGTACCGCTGATAGGCCCGCACGGCCTCGTTGGTGAAGGGCGCCTCCGCGACCTTGCGGGCCAGCTGCTCGAACTCGGCACGCGGGAAGACGAAGAGGCAGTGATCTTGCCCCTTGGTGACCATCAGCCCACCTGCCAGCGCGTCGCGGAACTTCGCGGGCAGCGTGAGCCGCCCCTTGTCGTCCAGCTTCGGGGTGTGCGTGCCGAGGAACACCGGCACTCACCTCCCCGCCGCTCCCGGTGGTCGCACCGGTCACGGCCCCGGGGCCTCCCTTCCGCCCCACTGCGCACCACCGTACCCCACTTTTCCCCACAGTCAACGCGGGGACGCAGCCCGACCGGGCGATCCTCGCGCTGTTTTCGCAGGTCAGGAAGTGGGGGTGACAGGGGGGAGAAGGTGGGGCGGCCGACGGCGCCTCCCCCGCGCCGGGTATCTCACACCGCCGCGCGGACCTCGTTTCCCGGCGTGCGGACCCACGGGTGGGCGGCGGTGGGGGCGCCGGTGGGAAATGGTGGGGAGCCCGGGTGGGGCACGGTGGCACGGTGGGTGGGTCAGGGCAGCAGGTCGGCCAGCCGCGCGGCGATCTTCGCCGAGCCGGCCGGGACCACGTTCACCCAGTCCGCTCCCCCGCGCCCCGGTTCGACCGTGCCCAGATAGGCACCCAGGTCGGTGCTGAACCAGCTGACCCCGCCGGTGCGGCGGACCCGGGCGCCGTCGCGCACCCGGACCGAGAACTGACCCGCCCCGAGCACGGGCCGGGACCGGATCGCGTGGATCTCGGCCATCTGCCGGGCCGCGCCCCGCGACCCCTCGCCCCCGGACAGGGCGTCCGCCGGCAGGCTGACCCCGTGGCCCGGCCCGGGCTCCAGTGCGGGCATCAGGTCGACGACCGCGGCGACGATCTCGGTGTCGCGGATCCCGGACAGCCCGATCGTGCGGCTCGGTTGCGCCGCCAGGACGCCGCGCCTGCCCCCGGCGGCGGCGACGGCCCGGAACGGCACCTCGGCACCGAGGTCGGGCAGCGCCTCGCACTCGACGTAGACGTCGGCCGAGGCGAGCGTCGCCAGGCGGGACTCCAGTGCCGGGTCCAGGCGCCCGCCGTCGAGCAGGTTGCGCTCGGCCAGGTTGGCGTGCACGGCGCGGCGCACCTCGGCGCGTTCGGCCTCGGTCGCGCCGACGCTGCGCACCGCCAGCGGCGGTGGCACGCGGCCGTGCCCGAGGTCGTGCCACAGGATGTCGAAGGCGGACGCCGAAACCCGGATCACCGCTGCCCCAGCTCCGGCGGGGGCTCGAAGAAGTGCCCTGGCACGGACTCGCGCAGCGCCGCATCCCGGGCGTTGAGCACGTCGATGGCCTTCTGGCGCGCCTCTTCCGCGGCGGCGCGGCGCTGCGCCATGGCGTCCGACAGCCCGGCGAGCGCGGCGAGGTCGCCGCTCGCGGCGGCCTGCCGGATCATCGCGCCCGGGTCGTACCCGACCGGCGGCGGCATCTCGTCGCGGGCGCGCGCGGCGATCTCGGCCTGGCGGACGACCGCGCCGGACAGCGTCAACGACAGCTCGGTGGCGTGCCCGGACCAGCTCTGCGCCTT
The sequence above is a segment of the Amycolatopsis viridis genome. Coding sequences within it:
- a CDS encoding peptidoglycan D,D-transpeptidase FtsI family protein; protein product: MAKPGRRSYGARMRQVAGRPNAATGKGRYVGVRVALVAVLVLAGLKLVQVQGFQAASLSAKAESQRSTAIPIPAKRGSIVDRNNVKLAFTVETRALSVNLRAMHKAWDEVAAKNPAGGQNFERRAADAARFIAAKLPGRITERELLDDFHKSASFTYLVDGVEPSIAGEITSAFPEIGAEVRAAREYPGDTLASNVVGLANWRMDDPDVSKHSLQGLSGLEYTLNADLAGRPGRYVADTKQGNDNVIIPGTERDVQPATPGNDVVLTLDSDTQYFLQNALADYVRKSHAKGASAVVMDARTGEIYAIADDATFNPYDNKTYTQSLMDLQAVSTPFEPGSVNKIVTATAAIDQGIVTPDSVLQVPGQLKVADHVVHDAWSHGTQNFSVTGVFAKSSNIGTLLLAQQLGPDKYLDYLKRFGVGQSAGLGLSGESRGFVPPRGTWTGTTFGNLPIGQGLSMTVVQMAGMYQAIANNGLRVQPSIVKEEVRPDGTVVPKAAPQTTQVVSPETATTVRNMMRAVTQSGRNGNSGTAPTAALEGYQISGKTGTGQQVNPATGAYSDSLYNITFAGILPADNPRLVVGIRLDAPDTTLPAGHSAAPLFHDIASYLTQRFQIPLSQGTAPYVPLVLP
- the rsmH gene encoding 16S rRNA (cytosine(1402)-N(4))-methyltransferase RsmH yields the protein MAAEAAHVPVLIERVVELFAPALEGRPAVAVDATTGLGGHSEALLTAFPQLRLIGLDRDPRALELSRARLAKFGDRVELVHAVYDTLPGLLARLGLSRVDGVLFDLGVSSMQLDTEERGFAYARDAPLDMRMDPTTGPTAADVLNTYEPGELVRILREYGEERFAQRIVKAIVAERARQPFDRSERLVRLLYDAVPAASRRTGGHPAKRTFQALRIEVNGELEVLRRAIPAALSALAVGGRIVVESYHSLEDRIVKQAFAELAKSRTPPGLPVELPGHGPELKLITRGAEKAGEAEIEHNPRAASVRLRAAERIKEADA
- the mraZ gene encoding division/cell wall cluster transcriptional repressor MraZ, whose translation is MFLGTHTPKLDDKGRLTLPAKFRDALAGGLMVTKGQDHCLFVFPRAEFEQLARKVAEAPFTNEAVRAYQRYLFAGTDEQRPDGQGRIAIAPELRRYAGLNKECVVIGAITRLEIWDAQRWESYLEEHEDSYAKAQEEVLPGVF
- a CDS encoding ESX secretion-associated protein EspG, which encodes MIRVSASAFDILWHDLGHGRVPPPLAVRSVGATEAERAEVRRAVHANLAERNLLDGGRLDPALESRLATLASADVYVECEALPDLGAEVPFRAVAAAGGRRGVLAAQPSRTIGLSGIRDTEIVAAVVDLMPALEPGPGHGVSLPADALSGGEGSRGAARQMAEIHAIRSRPVLGAGQFSVRVRDGARVRRTGGVSWFSTDLGAYLGTVEPGRGGADWVNVVPAGSAKIAARLADLLP
- a CDS encoding PE-PGRS family protein: MNQVPEPTRRHESASHEAMVAEVTDGNDPAVAGRIGEQWAGLARNLRESAQALAALATQAGAAFEGPAGEALRTTIAKAQSWSGHATELSLTLSGAVVRQAEIAARARDEMPPPVGYDPGAMIRQAAASGDLAALAGLSDAMAQRRAAAEEARQKAIDVLNARDAALRESVPGHFFEPPPELGQR